A stretch of the Candidatus Margulisiibacteriota bacterium genome encodes the following:
- a CDS encoding ATP-binding protein: KQVKERSEELTRVQMELERAQRLSDIGTLSATVAHELRNPLGVIRTANYNLRRKNTNQDLIKHFDNIDKKVLESDQIINNLLNYARIKTPNFEKTDLSLLIRECIENIVKRHVDEPLKIKTDLKEIKNLIINIDPVQIAEVFINILNNSSQAIVGNTGEINIKAVLLSNKKVAITIADNGPGIPSEDLGRIFEPFFTRKSKGTGLGLTICKELVHLHNGEIMVESQKNIGTKFTIILPTK, from the coding sequence AAAAACAGGTTAAGGAAAGGTCTGAGGAACTGACCAGAGTCCAGATGGAACTGGAAAGAGCACAACGTCTTTCTGATATTGGCACTCTATCGGCGACTGTAGCTCATGAATTGCGAAATCCGCTTGGCGTCATTCGTACAGCCAACTATAATCTGCGCCGAAAAAACACAAACCAGGATCTGATAAAACATTTTGATAATATAGACAAAAAAGTATTGGAAAGTGACCAGATTATTAATAACCTGCTTAACTATGCCCGGATAAAAACTCCGAATTTTGAAAAAACAGATTTGAGTTTACTCATTCGGGAATGTATTGAAAATATCGTAAAACGCCATGTTGACGAGCCCTTAAAAATAAAAACAGATTTAAAAGAAATTAAAAATCTGATCATCAATATTGATCCTGTGCAAATAGCTGAAGTCTTTATTAATATATTGAATAATTCTTCTCAGGCAATTGTGGGAAATACAGGCGAAATTAACATAAAGGCTGTATTGCTTTCAAATAAAAAAGTGGCCATTACTATCGCGGACAACGGCCCGGGTATACCCAGTGAAGATCTGGGTAGAATTTTCGAGCCGTTTTTTACCCGTAAATCAAAAGGTACAGGCCTGGGGCTAACCATCTGCAAGGAACTGGTTCATTTGCATAACGGAGAAATAATGGTGGAAAGCCAGAAAAATATAGGCACAAAATTCACAATTATCCTGCCAACGAAATAA
- a CDS encoding energy transducer TonB codes for MKNKYFFAFIISLLIHIAFFIVLSVLQLNFNPVKQKEVFREVSFVYEREFPQSPNSNKTILAQKQQETKKEKATIKQKKSTVAAKDKKPQEKVEKIKLPEVKESPKQEEQKTAMLKEDAKQNNNKFVTEPLSNEPENENRKYDKDIPGGTTGNQLADIRPSGNIVLFGQIVNRSIIYSEIPQYPEWAKRKGIEGDVRMKFWVTSDGKVFNVSIIKKSPDLRLDLLAKNTIIKWKFSPLDKNVSQQNQWGEILVKFVLY; via the coding sequence ATGAAAAATAAATATTTTTTTGCTTTTATTATTTCACTTCTTATTCATATTGCTTTTTTTATAGTTTTATCTGTTTTACAATTAAATTTTAATCCTGTAAAACAAAAAGAAGTCTTCAGGGAAGTATCTTTTGTCTATGAGAGGGAATTCCCTCAGTCCCCTAATTCCAATAAAACCATACTGGCTCAAAAGCAGCAGGAAACAAAAAAAGAAAAAGCTACTATCAAACAAAAAAAATCAACCGTTGCCGCCAAAGACAAGAAACCGCAGGAAAAAGTAGAAAAGATCAAACTTCCCGAGGTTAAGGAAAGTCCCAAACAGGAAGAGCAAAAAACAGCCATGCTCAAAGAAGACGCCAAGCAGAATAATAACAAATTTGTTACCGAACCGCTTAGCAATGAACCGGAAAATGAAAACAGAAAATATGACAAGGACATACCCGGGGGCACTACAGGCAATCAGCTAGCGGATATCAGACCCTCTGGCAATATCGTTTTATTCGGACAAATTGTAAATAGAAGTATAATATATTCTGAAATACCTCAGTATCCGGAATGGGCAAAACGCAAGGGCATAGAAGGTGATGTCCGCATGAAGTTCTGGGTCACCTCCGACGGTAAAGTTTTTAATGTGTCCATTATTAAAAAATCACCGGACTTGAGGCTGGATCTGCTGGCCAAAAATACAATCATCAAATGGAAGTTTTCTCCTCTGGACAAGAATGTGTCTCAACAAAACCAGTGGGGTGAGATTTTGGTAAAGTTTGTCTTGTATTAA
- a CDS encoding biopolymer transporter ExbD: MKFKSRRTYFSRLESVAMTDIVFLLLIFFLLSSSFVPQTGIKVDLPGARKTSVNEVKHNLSIAINEEGKIYLNENLTDKDLLQAELKKMLENSSDKVVIFRPDKNIKVEKLVEIMDIASAAGAERLVIATKIKE; the protein is encoded by the coding sequence ATGAAATTTAAAAGCAGACGTACTTATTTTAGCAGGCTGGAAAGCGTTGCCATGACTGATATCGTTTTCCTTTTACTTATTTTTTTTCTTTTGTCTTCGTCATTTGTTCCACAGACCGGGATCAAGGTTGACTTGCCTGGAGCCAGAAAGACCAGTGTAAATGAAGTAAAGCATAATCTGAGCATAGCCATTAATGAGGAAGGGAAAATATATTTAAACGAAAATCTGACTGATAAAGATCTTTTGCAGGCTGAATTGAAAAAAATGCTGGAGAATAGCAGCGACAAAGTTGTTATTTTCAGGCCGGACAAAAATATTAAGGTGGAAAAACTTGTCGAGATTATGGATATTGCCAGTGCTGCTGGCGCGGAACGTTTGGTAATCGCGACAAAAATTAAAGAATAA
- a CDS encoding MotA/TolQ/ExbB proton channel family protein: MNNLFSGIYNVYDFLFVKGGPVDYLIFLCSLIGVTIFIERLIFLRNSRNKSKDFLPAMKELYTTEGVKSAYRYCNLNPSIISNIFKVGLRNADKASSELRAIIESAGNLEIRKLEKNLVALATLGGISPLLGFLGTVSGMIKVFMVIEAQGGSVNASVLAGGIWEAMITTAFGLCVAIPLNLFYNYLLGKVEQHIFEIEESSIELLDILTKRESNEI; encoded by the coding sequence ATGAACAACTTATTCTCGGGAATATACAACGTTTACGACTTTTTATTTGTTAAAGGGGGTCCGGTTGATTATCTGATTTTCCTTTGTTCCCTGATCGGGGTAACTATTTTTATCGAAAGATTGATTTTTTTAAGAAATTCCAGAAACAAATCCAAAGATTTTCTGCCGGCGATGAAAGAACTGTATACTACTGAAGGAGTAAAATCAGCATATCGCTATTGTAATTTGAACCCTTCAATTATTTCCAATATTTTTAAGGTGGGCTTGCGCAATGCCGATAAAGCCAGTTCCGAATTAAGGGCTATTATTGAAAGCGCTGGCAATCTGGAAATCCGCAAGCTGGAAAAAAATCTGGTAGCACTGGCCACATTGGGTGGCATTTCTCCCTTGTTAGGATTTTTGGGAACTGTATCAGGTATGATAAAAGTTTTTATGGTAATAGAGGCGCAGGGTGGCAGCGTAAACGCTTCTGTGCTGGCCGGTGGTATATGGGAAGCCATGATTACTACAGCATTCGGTTTATGCGTGGCAATTCCGTTAAACCTGTTTTACAACTATTTACTAGGAAAAGTAGAACAGCATATTTTTGAAATAGAAGAGAGCTCCATAGAACTTCTGGATATCCTGACCAAGAGAGAAAGCAATGAAATTTAA
- a CDS encoding tetratricopeptide repeat protein, with product MNFYKKTLSYLFCIVCFSTFSHAQIIQSLTERNDIRHVQLLNMSPLFSEVNKSSNPMKETFLLQQYAEYIRLYERNVTANKNDNELVYDYLVANFYEKHYKVLKEILQQINFDMLKDDQKDNYQLIEAVSIYMDNDEKGLNAYYNEKKEKKDLSSDYLKGIAKLRTLFFIRNNKILNLKDKEGAYLYAVGWNNLLTRNYKEADTYFKSAGLADNNPLIIYTRAMKAMEEKQYSQARALFQAIPPGEFFIEGRFRTIETFIYEYNYVAAQQLLGQFRETYPNDKEYLSGINYYEGVTNFYAGQWNKARRFFSQVAGSGEAHYYLGEIAYRDEDYTEAAINYSQVIAEVSRASSFYPSALYGLAWSQFKLEKFAEAKDSFDLLIRYGLKDEVLKLNCLIKLADCNYNLHYYNEALKGYSSLMNSLEPKKQQQKLLYKLVLRSLIQVYSKLRQFDKANEYLNQYLDLAENNVEKIMLKKVLADNYIKMEMTNEAIAIYEEIIKSYPGMDEDIYINLADAYFNLKNYDKSFEYYNMYVRTYPKGSRRLDARYGSVQSLFMQKKYDMALAAAKEVDEEFQLQLYDELKEKIKFAKEQKEE from the coding sequence ATGAATTTTTATAAGAAAACTTTATCTTACCTTTTTTGTATTGTTTGTTTCTCAACCTTTTCGCATGCCCAGATAATTCAGTCTTTAACCGAAAGAAATGATATCAGACATGTCCAACTGCTGAATATGTCTCCTTTGTTTTCAGAAGTAAATAAATCCTCTAACCCGATGAAAGAAACCTTTCTCTTGCAGCAATATGCAGAATATATCAGGTTGTATGAGCGGAATGTTACAGCTAACAAAAACGATAATGAACTTGTTTATGATTATCTGGTGGCAAATTTTTATGAAAAACACTACAAAGTTTTAAAAGAAATTCTTCAACAAATCAATTTTGACATGCTGAAAGATGATCAAAAAGATAATTATCAGCTTATAGAAGCTGTTTCCATATATATGGACAACGACGAAAAAGGTCTTAATGCCTATTACAATGAAAAGAAAGAGAAGAAGGATCTTTCATCAGACTACCTTAAAGGGATTGCCAAACTGAGGACTTTATTTTTTATCAGGAATAACAAAATTTTAAATTTGAAGGATAAGGAAGGTGCTTATCTTTATGCAGTGGGCTGGAATAATCTTCTAACCAGGAACTATAAAGAAGCGGATACATATTTTAAAAGCGCGGGGCTTGCCGATAATAACCCGCTCATAATCTATACAAGGGCAATGAAGGCTATGGAAGAAAAACAATATTCTCAGGCCAGAGCGTTATTTCAGGCTATACCCCCGGGTGAGTTTTTTATAGAGGGACGGTTCCGGACAATAGAAACTTTTATCTATGAATATAATTATGTGGCCGCGCAACAGCTTCTTGGTCAGTTTAGGGAAACCTATCCCAATGATAAAGAATATCTGTCCGGGATTAACTATTATGAAGGAGTAACTAATTTTTACGCCGGGCAATGGAACAAAGCCAGGAGGTTTTTTTCTCAGGTAGCCGGATCAGGTGAAGCTCATTATTACCTTGGAGAGATTGCCTACAGGGATGAGGATTATACTGAAGCCGCCATAAATTATTCTCAGGTAATTGCGGAGGTATCACGGGCATCTTCTTTTTATCCTTCAGCCCTGTATGGTTTGGCCTGGAGCCAGTTTAAGCTGGAAAAATTCGCTGAGGCTAAAGACAGTTTCGATTTGCTTATCAGATACGGCCTGAAAGATGAAGTACTCAAACTCAATTGTTTGATCAAGCTGGCAGACTGCAACTATAATCTGCATTATTATAATGAAGCCTTAAAAGGTTACAGTTCGTTAATGAATTCATTAGAGCCTAAAAAACAACAACAAAAACTTTTGTACAAACTTGTGCTGCGCAGCCTGATCCAGGTCTACAGCAAATTAAGACAATTTGACAAGGCTAATGAATATTTAAACCAGTATCTGGACTTGGCCGAGAATAATGTAGAAAAAATTATGTTAAAGAAGGTTCTGGCTGATAACTATATAAAAATGGAAATGACCAATGAAGCCATAGCCATTTATGAAGAAATAATAAAAAGTTACCCTGGTATGGACGAAGATATTTATATTAATCTGGCTGACGCTTATTTTAATCTGAAGAATTATGACAAGTCTTTTGAGTATTATAATATGTATGTGCGGACTTACCCCAAAGGTAGCAGAAGGCTTGATGCCAGGTATGGCAGCGTGCAGAGTTTATTCATGCAGAAAAAATATGATATGGCTCTGGCTGCTGCCAAGGAAGTAGATGAGGAATTTCAACTGCAACTTTATGATGAATTGAAAGAAAAAATCAAATTTGCCAAGGAGCAGAAAGAAGAATGA
- a CDS encoding DegV family protein: MADTYKIKELAEKYNITTRTIRFWEEKGLLDPVFRTSGNRRVYGKDSLKVIECILEYKNRGLSLDEIKSLVLCNKQKLSKKEKLPVRILLDSTSSISEELVKKYNIDVIPLYVNINKKQFMDGFNLKEDDFYKKIEGNKKDIILTTSPATVEDFFSHYSRLVQEGAKVIYSLHISEVFSKTVENARKAAEKFSGVKIKIFDSKTSGQALTMMALALIEKVNAGWSEDKLDTYLETLIKNNWLVVTITSLKTLNTLGLLNINIETAFGSIISELLNFRPVLLLEKGEGVFKILSRVETFENALKIMETNLKNTINGSKLKLKMLGISHSRLDNDANVLKKRLESEYKVPVLLQKGSVVLCTHLGPMSMGVNALFEE, from the coding sequence ATGGCAGATACCTATAAAATCAAAGAATTGGCCGAAAAATATAATATAACCACACGGACTATTCGTTTTTGGGAAGAAAAGGGCCTTCTCGACCCTGTTTTCAGGACATCTGGCAATAGAAGAGTTTATGGCAAAGATTCGCTTAAGGTCATTGAGTGTATCCTGGAATATAAAAACAGAGGCCTGTCGCTGGATGAAATCAAGTCCCTGGTGTTATGTAACAAACAGAAATTATCCAAAAAAGAAAAATTACCGGTCCGCATTCTTCTGGACAGCACTTCTTCCATAAGTGAAGAACTTGTTAAAAAATATAATATTGATGTTATACCTTTGTATGTCAACATCAACAAAAAACAATTTATGGACGGTTTCAATCTTAAAGAAGATGATTTTTATAAAAAAATAGAAGGCAACAAAAAAGATATTATCTTAACTACATCTCCTGCCACAGTCGAAGACTTCTTCAGTCATTATTCCAGACTTGTGCAGGAAGGCGCCAAGGTTATTTATTCGCTTCATATTTCTGAAGTATTCAGCAAGACGGTGGAAAATGCCCGTAAAGCCGCTGAAAAATTTTCAGGTGTAAAAATTAAGATATTCGATTCCAAAACATCAGGACAGGCCCTGACCATGATGGCACTTGCGCTGATTGAAAAGGTTAATGCCGGCTGGTCGGAAGACAAGCTTGATACATATCTGGAAACGCTGATTAAAAATAACTGGCTGGTAGTTACTATAACATCTCTGAAAACTCTAAATACACTTGGGCTTCTAAATATTAATATAGAGACCGCTTTCGGTTCGATAATAAGTGAACTTCTCAATTTCAGGCCGGTTTTACTCCTGGAAAAAGGTGAGGGTGTATTCAAAATTTTATCTCGTGTGGAAACCTTTGAAAATGCCTTGAAAATCATGGAAACTAACTTGAAAAATACAATAAATGGAAGTAAACTTAAATTGAAAATGTTAGGGATTTCCCATTCGCGGCTGGATAATGACGCCAATGTTTTGAAGAAACGTCTGGAAAGTGAATATAAGGTTCCTGTCCTTCTCCAAAAAGGCAGTGTGGTGTTATGTACACATTTAGGTCCGATGTCCATGGGAGTTAATGCATTATTTGAGGAATAA